ACGCATCACCTTCGAATATGTCATGCTGGACGGCGTGAACGACAGCGACGAGGACGCCCGCCGTCTGGTCAAGCTGATCCGCGGCATCCCGGCCAAGATCAACCTGATCCCGTTCAACGAATGGCCGGGCGTGGCCTATCGCCGCTCGAGCTGGGAGCGGATCGAGGCCTTCGCCGACATCGTCCACAAGGCCGGCTATGCCTCGCCGATCCGCACGCCCCGGGGCGAGGACATCATGGCCGCCTGCGGCCAGCTGAAATCCGCGACCGAGCGCGGCCGCAAGTCGCGGGCCGAGATCGCGGCCGAGACCGGCAGCGCGGCCTGAACGGCCACCGGCTGCGCTATATCTCGGCGGCGCAGGCCGGATCGCGGTCCCCCCTCGTCAGCCTTGAGCGGTGCGGGATTTGCGCCTAGCATGGGCTGGTCCCGGCAGGCCGACCCTGACCGCCTGCGCCCCATCGCGAAGGAGCCGCCATGATCACCTCATCTCGCCGCCGTTTCCTGACCGTCGCCCTGGCCGGGGCCGCGTTGCCCCTGTTCGGAATCCCCCCGCGCCCGGCGCGCGCCGAAGCGGTGCGCGCCTTCGCGCCGCAGCCCAGCGAATGGCAGGGCTATCGGATCGTGACCCATGTCGCGCTGCCGGCCGATGCCGGACCGGCGCAGGTCTGGCTGCCGGCACCGTCGCTGGACACCGCTTGGCAAAAGACGTTGGGCAACGAGATCCAGGGTAACGCGACCGAGGCCCGCATCGTCAAGGATGCCGCGACCGGCGCCGCCGTCCTTCATGCACGCTTCGATGGCAAGGCCAAGCCCGAGTTGAGCCTGATCAGCTATGTCGAGACCCGCAACCGCAGCATCGACTGGTCGAAGAAGACCGCCGCGCATGAGGATCCCGCCGTGTTGCAGGCGGCGCTGCGCCCCTCGGGGAACAAGCCGCTGGACGGGTTGGTCGCCGAGACCGCCGCCAGGATCACGCAAGGCGCGCAAAGCGACGTCGAGAAGGTGCGCGCGCTCTATACCTGGATCGTGGCGCATTGCTATCGCAACCTCGACACCCCGGGCTGCGGTCCGGGCGATGCGGTCGCCACCCTGACCTCGGCCGGGCTGGGCGGCAAATGCGCCGACCTGAACGGGCTTTTCGTGGCGCTGGCCCGCGCCTCGGGCGTGCCGGCGCGCGACATCTACGGCATCCGCGTGGCGCCCTCGGCCTTCGGCTTTGCCCAGCTTGGCGCCAAGAACGAGGTGATCACCGGCGCCCAGCATTGCCGGGCCGAGGTCTGGCTGTCGGATTACGGCTGGGTCGCGATGGATCCGGCCGACGTGCTGAAGGTCATGCGGGCCGAGACCGACCGCTGGATCAAGGACCCGGCCGATCCCGTGGTGACGCAGGTCAACGACGCGCTGTTCGGCAACTGGGAAGGCAACTGGGTCGGCTACAACACCGCCGAGGACCTGGCCCTGCCCGGCCGCGACGGCGCGCTGCCCTTCCTGATGTATCCGCAGGGTGATGTCGGCGCGCGCCGGCTGGACGAGTTGGACGCCAAGGCCTTCACCTACGACATCATCGCCAGGCCGCTGTCGGCCTGAGGCATGCCGGAGCCGCGTTCACGTTCGCGGGCGCGGTTCCGCAATGCCCAGCCCAACCTTGCCCCTCGCGCCGCAGGATCGTAGAAGCGTCCCGACCCGCGAGTGAGGCGCCCCATGACCCATCCCAAACCCGTCGTCCTTTGCATCCTCGATGGCTGGGGCATTTCCGCCCGCCCGCAGCAAAGCGCGCCGGACCAGGCCAGCACGCCGAACTTCGACCGGCTGATGCGCGACTGTCCGCATGCCACGCTGACCACCTTCGGCCCCGACGTCGGCCTGCCCAAGGGCCAGATGGGTAATTCCGAGGTCGGCCACACCAATATCGGCGCCGGCCGCGTCGTCGCCATGGACCTGGGCCAGATCGACCTCGCCATCGAGGACGGCAGCTTCTACCGCAACACCGGGCTTGGCGAATTCATCCGCAAGCTCAAGGCCTCGGGCGGCACGGCGCATCTGATGGGCATCATCTCGGACGGGGGCGTGCACGGCCATATCCACCATGTCGTCGCCGCCGCCCGCGCCCTGACCGAAAAGGGCGTGCCGGTCGTGGTCCACGCCGTCACCGACGGGCGCGACGTGCCGCCGAAATCCGCCCTGGGCTTCCTGACCGAACTGCAAGGCAGCCTGCCCGAGGGCGCCCGCATCGGCACCGTGGTCGGGCGCTATTTCGCCATGGACCGCGACAACCGCTGGGAGCGCGTCGCCCGCGCCTATGCCCTGATGGTGCAGGGCAAGGGCCTGCCCGCGCCGGACGCCGCCACCGCGGTGGCCGATGCCTATCGCCAGGACGAGACCGACGAGTTCATCCAGCCCCGCGTGATCCGCAACTATCCCGGGGCCAAGGACGGGGACGGGTTCTTCTGCCTGAACTTCCGCGCCGACCGGGCGCGCGAGATCCTGGCGGCGGTGGGCGAGCCCGGCTTTTCCGCCTTCGACACCGGCCGGCGGCCGGAATGGGCGGCGCTGCTGGGCATGGTCGATTATTCGGAACGCCACGACCAGTTCATGGATGCCGCCTATCCCAAGCGGCAGGTGGTGAACACGCTGGGCGCCTGGGTGGCGCAGAAGGGCCTGCGCCAGTTCCGCCTGGCCGAGACCGAGAAATACCCGCATGTCACCTTCTTCCTGAACGGCGGCAAGGAAACGCCCGAGCCGGGCGAGGACCGTTTCATGCCGCAAAGCCCCAAGGTCGCGACCTATGACCTGGCGCCCGAAATGGCCGCGCCCGAGGTCAGCGCCAAACTGGTCGAGGCCATCGGCGCCGGCTACGACCTGATCGTGGTGAATTTCGCCAATCCCGACATGGTGGGCCATACCGGCAGCCTGCCCGCCGCGATCCGCGCCTGCGAGGCGGTGGACCAGGGCCTGGGCATGATGCTGGATGCGCTGGACCGCGCCGGGGGTGCTGCGGTCGTGATCGCCGACCACGGCAATTGCGAAACCATGATCGACCCCGAGACCGGGGGCCCGCATACCGCCCATACCGTGAACCCGGTGCCGGTCATCGTCTATGGCGGCCCGGCCGGCGCCAGCTTGCGCGACGGCCGGCTGGCCGATGTCGCGCCGACGGTACTGGAGCTGATGGGCCTCGACCTGCCGGAAGAAATGACCGGCCGCTCGCTGATCGCGCGCGCATGAGACTGGCGCTGCTTCTGCCGGTGGTGATGGCGCTCGGGCTGGTCTCGATGGCGCCGGCGCAGCCCGCGACCCCGGCCCAGGGCGACGGGCAGCTGGGGCAGGCCGCGGCCGAGGCGGCAGAGGCCGCCGAGATGCTGCGCGCCGCCGTGGGCCAGCTGGACCAGGCGCTGACCGAGGACGACCAGGTCGCCTCGCTGACCCGGATGATCCGCGCCTATGAACAGGGCCTGTCGGCGCTGCGCGACGGGCTGCGCCGCGCCGGCGTGCGCGAGCAGGAAATCCGCACCGAATTCGACGCCCGCCGCGACCGGCTGGGCCGGGTGCTGGGGGTGATGACCTCGATGCAGCGCTCGCCCGAGACCATGCTGCTCTTGCATCCCTCGGGGCCCGAGGCTTCGGCCCGGGCCGGGATGATCCTCGCCTCGGTCGCGCCGGGGCTCGAGGCCGAGGCCAAGGAGATGCAGCAGAAGCTCGAGGAGATCCGCACCGTCCGCGCAATCCAACTGAGCGCCGCCAATGTGCTGGCGCAGGGCCTGGGCCAGGTGCAGGAGGCGCGGCGGCTGCTGGCCTCGGCCGTCACCGACCGTTCCAGCCTGCCGGTGCGCTTCGGCGAGGATCCCAAGGAACTGACCGCGCTGGTGCAATCGGCCGATACGCTGGACGCCTTCGCCTCGGGCATCACCGGGATGGAGCAGGACGTGGGCGCCCCCATGGCCGATTTCGAGGGCGCGCAGGGCAGCCTGGCGCTGCCCGCCATCGGCAAGGTGATCCGCCGCTATAACGAACCCGACGCGGCCGGGGTGGCGCGGCCGGGGCTGGTCATCGCCACCGCGCCCGCCGCGCTGGTCACGACCCCCTGGCCGGCGACGATCCGCTATCGCGGGCCCTTGCTGGATTACGGCAATGTGATGATCCTTGAACCCGCGCGCGGCTATCTGATGATATTTGCCGGGCTCGCGCAGGTCTTTGGCGAGACCGGCGACGTGCTGGCGGCGGGCGAGCCCGTCGGGCTGATGGGCGGGGAAGAGCCGCCGGCGCAGGAATTCGGGGCCGAGTTCGTCGCCAATGCCGCCACCGGCGGCGGCGCCGGGCAAAGCGAAACACTGTATGTTGAACTCCGCCGGGGCAAGGAAATGCTGGACCCGGCAGAGTGGTTCGTGATGAATCCGATTATCGGCGATGCCACGCAGGGTGG
This portion of the Paracoccus sp. N5 genome encodes:
- a CDS encoding transglutaminase domain-containing protein, encoding MITSSRRRFLTVALAGAALPLFGIPPRPARAEAVRAFAPQPSEWQGYRIVTHVALPADAGPAQVWLPAPSLDTAWQKTLGNEIQGNATEARIVKDAATGAAVLHARFDGKAKPELSLISYVETRNRSIDWSKKTAAHEDPAVLQAALRPSGNKPLDGLVAETAARITQGAQSDVEKVRALYTWIVAHCYRNLDTPGCGPGDAVATLTSAGLGGKCADLNGLFVALARASGVPARDIYGIRVAPSAFGFAQLGAKNEVITGAQHCRAEVWLSDYGWVAMDPADVLKVMRAETDRWIKDPADPVVTQVNDALFGNWEGNWVGYNTAEDLALPGRDGALPFLMYPQGDVGARRLDELDAKAFTYDIIARPLSA
- a CDS encoding peptidoglycan DD-metalloendopeptidase family protein, with amino-acid sequence MRLALLLPVVMALGLVSMAPAQPATPAQGDGQLGQAAAEAAEAAEMLRAAVGQLDQALTEDDQVASLTRMIRAYEQGLSALRDGLRRAGVREQEIRTEFDARRDRLGRVLGVMTSMQRSPETMLLLHPSGPEASARAGMILASVAPGLEAEAKEMQQKLEEIRTVRAIQLSAANVLAQGLGQVQEARRLLASAVTDRSSLPVRFGEDPKELTALVQSADTLDAFASGITGMEQDVGAPMADFEGAQGSLALPAIGKVIRRYNEPDAAGVARPGLVIATAPAALVTTPWPATIRYRGPLLDYGNVMILEPARGYLMIFAGLAQVFGETGDVLAAGEPVGLMGGEEPPAQEFGAEFVANAATGGGAGQSETLYVELRRGKEMLDPAEWFVMNPIIGDATQGGTGQNATGQDGTE
- the gpmI gene encoding 2,3-bisphosphoglycerate-independent phosphoglycerate mutase — protein: MTHPKPVVLCILDGWGISARPQQSAPDQASTPNFDRLMRDCPHATLTTFGPDVGLPKGQMGNSEVGHTNIGAGRVVAMDLGQIDLAIEDGSFYRNTGLGEFIRKLKASGGTAHLMGIISDGGVHGHIHHVVAAARALTEKGVPVVVHAVTDGRDVPPKSALGFLTELQGSLPEGARIGTVVGRYFAMDRDNRWERVARAYALMVQGKGLPAPDAATAVADAYRQDETDEFIQPRVIRNYPGAKDGDGFFCLNFRADRAREILAAVGEPGFSAFDTGRRPEWAALLGMVDYSERHDQFMDAAYPKRQVVNTLGAWVAQKGLRQFRLAETEKYPHVTFFLNGGKETPEPGEDRFMPQSPKVATYDLAPEMAAPEVSAKLVEAIGAGYDLIVVNFANPDMVGHTGSLPAAIRACEAVDQGLGMMLDALDRAGGAAVVIADHGNCETMIDPETGGPHTAHTVNPVPVIVYGGPAGASLRDGRLADVAPTVLELMGLDLPEEMTGRSLIARA